Genomic DNA from Oscillatoria salina IIICB1:
TTGTTAGAAAACTATAACATTAACCTCGCCGAAAAATTAATTCAAGGTGTAGATTTGTGGTTAAATAATCCTCGGCGATCGCAAGAAGCTTCGGGAACTAGCGGTCAAAAAGTTGCTTTCAATGGCGGGATCAATTGCAGTATCTTGGACGGTTGGTGGTGCGAGGGTTATCGAAGCAATTCTGAAGATCGCGGGATCGATGGTTGGGCGATCGGTGATGGTTGTCAAGCAGAAGTTTCCCAGCTAGAAACTCAACAAGATGCCGAATCTCTCTACCATTTGTTAGAGGAAGAAATTATTCCTTGTTACTACGATCGGGATGACGACGGGTTGCCCCAAAGCTGGATAGAAAAGATGAAAGCCTCAATTAAAACTATTGCCCCGTATTTTAATAGCGATCGCATGGTGAAAGAGTATGTCAACCAGATGTATTTGCCTCAGCCGCAGGTTTCTCAAACGCAAGCAGAAAAGGAGTTAGCATTTAGTAACTAAATTCGCTACTAATTAATAATTTAGTAACAACTGCGAAATGGTTAATCGAGCAACTTTTCATTTGCAAAAAAAGTTAATTGTAGCATAAAAGGAGAGCGAATAAAATGGCAAAAGTCGCAATTAATGGCTTAGGAAGAATTGGCAGAGCAGTCTTAAAAATTGTTGTTAATAACCCAGCATTAGAATTAGTCGCTGTTAACGATTTAGTACCACCAGATAATCTAGCTTATTTGCTCAAATATGATACAGTTTATGGTCGCTACGATAAACAAGTTGAAAGTAGCGAAAACAGCTTAAAAATTGATGGCAAAGAGTATAAAGTATTTTCTGAAAAAGACCCTAGTCAACTACCTTGGGGAAATCTCGGCATTGATTTAGTGTTTGAATGTACGGGAGTTTTTACTAAGAAAGAAGGTTTAGAAAAACATCTGCAAGGAGGTGCCAAAAAAGTCATTCTTTCTGCACCAGCAAAAAGTGATGGAGTCGAAACAATTGTCCACGGTGTAAATCACGCACCCGAATCAGCAGAATACTTTTCTTGTGCTAGTTGTACCACCAATTGCATCACGCCAGTAGTAGAAATTATGGGTCGTCGGATTGGGGTGAAAAAAGCAATTATGA
This window encodes:
- the gap gene encoding type I glyceraldehyde-3-phosphate dehydrogenase, with protein sequence MAKVAINGLGRIGRAVLKIVVNNPALELVAVNDLVPPDNLAYLLKYDTVYGRYDKQVESSENSLKIDGKEYKVFSEKDPSQLPWGNLGIDLVFECTGVFTKKEGLEKHLQGGAKKVILSAPAKSDGVETIVHGVNHAPESAEYFSCASCTTNCITPVVEIMGRRIGVKKAIMTTIHAYTSTQAIVDGPSSKYRRGRAAAANFVPTSTGAAIATTKVLTQFQGKFDGVAVRGPIPVGSISDIILVTEKATNVTEINNIFTEEANSDRYRDIIGVSTEPIVSADIIGDPRASIVDLTMTQVVDGDLVKVMSWYDNEWGYANQMVREALHISKAM